GCCAGTTCGCGGCGAGTGGCGAGGCAACGGTCAGTGTCACCGAGCCCCGCTTCGAAGATGCCTTTGTCGACATGCTGGGCGGAGGGCCGGGCGGACGCTCCAAGCTTGCCGATGCTCAGGCTCCCTTGGAGGGTAGGCATGATGGGCCGGTAATCGAGGCCAGAGGATTGGTCAAGCGCTTCGGGGATTTTACGGCCGCCGACAACATAACGTTCGACATTCCGAGCGGCGAGATATTCGGGCTGTTGGGGCCGAACGGTGCCGGTAAATCGACGACATTCAAAATGCTCTGCGGTCTGTTGAAGCCAACGGACGGCGAGGGACGCGTGGCGGGCTTTGATCTGCGCCGCGATGCCGCCCAGGCGCGCAATCGTCTGGGTTATATGGCGCAGAAATTCTCGCTATACGGCGACCTGAGCGTTCAACAGAACCTTCAGTTCTTTGCCGGAGTTTACGGTCTCACGGGTACCAGGAAGCGTGACCGCATCGACTTGATGACGTCGATTTTCGACTTCGGGCCGCGCCTATCGATGTCGGCAAAAGATCTTCCCCTTGGTCTGAAGCAGCGACTGGCATTGGCCTGTGCGGTAATGCACGAACCGCAGGCTCTATTTCTCGACGAACCCACCTCGGGTGTCGATCCGATTACCCGGCGCGAGTTCTGGACCCATATTAACGGTCTTGTCGAGAAAGGCGTGACCGTTCTCGTCACAACGCACTTCATGGACGAAGCCGAATACTGCGATCGCATCTCCCTGATCTATCGTGGTCGATCAATCGCTCTTGGATCCCCGGATGAGCTGAAGGCGAGCGTCGTCACGGCGGAACATCCCGATCCGACGATGGAGGACGCCTTCATCGCGCTCGTGGAAGGCTCGGAAGTGAGGGATGCGAAATGACCGATTCGAGAGATAGATCGCAATCCGGCCGCGCGCTTCGGTTTGTCGCGCTCGTGCGCAAGGAGAGCTTTCAGGTTATCCGCGATCCGAGCAGCATTCTGATCGCCTTCGTGCTTCCGCTGATCCTGCTCGTTCTGTTCGGCTATGGCATCTCGTTGGACACAACGGAGACGCGCGTCGGCCTCGTCATCGAAGATGTGACGCCGCTGACTAGCGATCTGGCGGCGAGTTTCCAGGCTTCCCGCTATTTCTCGGTCACGACTGGGCGCGACCGACGGGAATTCGAGGAGGATCTTGTATTATCGCGGGTCCGGGGCATCATCGTCATTCCTGCCGATTTCACAGCCAATTTCGCGGCCGGAATTCGTTCTCAGGTCCAGGTGATCGTCGATGGGTCCGACCCGAACACCGCCAATTTCGTACAGAACTACGTCCAGGGAACTGTGGCGACGTGGTCGCAACTCCGACAATCGGAAGCTGCAGCACAGGCGCCACCTATTAGGGTCGAGCCACGCTTCTGGTTCAATCCGGAGCTGGCGAGCCGCTCCTTTCTCGTTCCAGGCTCCATCGCGATCATCATGACGCTTGTCGGGACCTTATTGACCTCGCTTGTGGTAGCCCGCGAGTGGGAACGCGGCACGATGGAAGCAATCATGGCGACGCCTGTCACAGCCATCGAACTTCTGGCCGGGAAAATTCTTCCATATTTCATACTCGCGCTCGCCTCGATGACGCTTTGCGTCCTCCTAGCCGTGTTCATATTCGACGTCCCGTTTCGTGGGTCAGTGGGCGCACTCTACTTGCTTTCTGCAGTCTTCCTCGTCCCGGCACTTGGGCAGGGACTGCTGATTTCGGCAGCTACGAAAAATCAGTTCCTCGCGTCACAGATGGCTCTTATCACCGCATTTCTGCCCTCATTTCTGTTGTCCGGCTTCCTGTTCGAGATCAATTCGATGCCTGAGGTCATCCAATGGATCACCTTCGTGGTGCCGACTCGCTATCTGATCCCCTGTCTTCAGACCGTCTTCCTAGCCGGCGACAGTTGGCCGATGTTCTTTCGCGCGATCGGAGTGATGTTCCTGATCGGCGCCATCTTCTTCGCACTCGCGGCCCGCAGCACGCGAAAAAGGATCGCCTGAGATGTGGTGGACGAGGCTTAAAGCACTTGTATTGAAGGAATTGCTAGCGGTGCTTCGTGACCCAAAGGGTCGCGCCATCCTAATCGGGCCACCAATCGTGCAGCTCGTGGTGTTCTCCTATGCGGCGACACTTGAGGTTCGAAACGTCGATGTGATGCTGCTCAATCGAGATGCAGGTCACTGGGGCGAGGAGCTGGTTGCACGTATCGAGGGGTCGCCGCGATTCCGACATGTCATGCTTACCGACAGTCCGCAGGAGATCCGCGACGCAATCGACCACCAGAGGGTGGCTGCTGCGATCACAGTCGGCCCGGATTTCTCTCGCACCATCGAAGCCGGAGAATCGGCGAACATGCAAATCCTGCTGGACGGGCGTCGATCGAACGCTGCCCAGATCGTTTCCGGCTACATTACCCAGATAGTGCTGGCGCTGGCCGCGGAGACGCCCGCAGGCAAACGGAGGGCGGCGACAATGATAGAAATCGTGCCACG
Above is a genomic segment from Rhizobium sp. CCGE531 containing:
- a CDS encoding ATP-binding cassette domain-containing protein, which produces MNDRAAATRAADFVRLDTVTKRFGEARPALDQVSGSIRGGEITGLVGPDGAGKTTLIRLMTGLMLPDAGKVDVLGFGTRDHSADIQAAIGYMPQRFGLYEDLSVQENLELYADLRGLPKQERAAVYDELLTFTDLKRFASRLSGKLSGGMKQKLGLACALLKKPRLLLLDEPGVGVDPISRRDLWKMVEDLTREGVGVVWSTAYLDEAEACDRVLLLNEGKLLFSGEPKELTDRVRDRVYRITGVTGRRRSMLAKLLDETGVVDGGIQGEAIRLVTAPGRESQFAASGEATVSVTEPRFEDAFVDMLGGGPGGRSKLADAQAPLEGRHDGPVIEARGLVKRFGDFTAADNITFDIPSGEIFGLLGPNGAGKSTTFKMLCGLLKPTDGEGRVAGFDLRRDAAQARNRLGYMAQKFSLYGDLSVQQNLQFFAGVYGLTGTRKRDRIDLMTSIFDFGPRLSMSAKDLPLGLKQRLALACAVMHEPQALFLDEPTSGVDPITRREFWTHINGLVEKGVTVLVTTHFMDEAEYCDRISLIYRGRSIALGSPDELKASVVTAEHPDPTMEDAFIALVEGSEVRDAK
- a CDS encoding ABC transporter permease; this encodes MTDSRDRSQSGRALRFVALVRKESFQVIRDPSSILIAFVLPLILLVLFGYGISLDTTETRVGLVIEDVTPLTSDLAASFQASRYFSVTTGRDRREFEEDLVLSRVRGIIVIPADFTANFAAGIRSQVQVIVDGSDPNTANFVQNYVQGTVATWSQLRQSEAAAQAPPIRVEPRFWFNPELASRSFLVPGSIAIIMTLVGTLLTSLVVAREWERGTMEAIMATPVTAIELLAGKILPYFILALASMTLCVLLAVFIFDVPFRGSVGALYLLSAVFLVPALGQGLLISAATKNQFLASQMALITAFLPSFLLSGFLFEINSMPEVIQWITFVVPTRYLIPCLQTVFLAGDSWPMFFRAIGVMFLIGAIFFALAARSTRKRIA